One Anguilla rostrata isolate EN2019 chromosome 15, ASM1855537v3, whole genome shotgun sequence genomic window, TACTGATCACACTTGATGGCGCTataacagtgaaataaattattaaaaatcacAAGTAGCCGAACAGAATATCTCAATATTCTGAATCTGAATCCTACGCAGGCATATCAATGCAAGCATCGCACAAGCTCAAATTAAACGGATACTggattttcattaaatgtttggAGTGAATTTTCATGAATTGATCTATCGTTACCACTCGACTGGACTAATGAAGACACAGGCAATCTGTGCTCGGTCTATTTATGTCATTTCGATTGTGCATTAGCATACCACTACTGACAGGCAATTGCGCAAGTTAGTTTAGCTGTAAACCACAATTCATTTACAAGATGAAGTGTAAATTTCTTAAAGAACTGTTATCGTGACGGTTTTAAATGGCCAGCTTCaagaaataatcattttcagataagacaAAAAAAGCTTCTCATCGACATACAGACACCGGCTAATCCAGTGCGCACTGTTTATGGGACTTGTAACATGGCGACCGACTGCTTCAATTTTTTGCTCGAGTAGCCAATCCAGTGCTTTGTGCCGCCTCTAATGACGAAACATCCGGTTgtgcagcagccattttgtatgtCCATGCAAGTCCATCCCTCACGGTCGAAAACAGCAGTTCCCCCTtggaaattaaatacaaatattgtgATTTTGAGGACTTATTAGCGGTTTATGGCTATCGGTAACCGATTGAAATTTGCGATACAACATTAATAAGAAGAGGTTTTTGCCTTCGACGCATGCGCCAGGTTTCTCTTGTGTAAGCGCTTGTTTAGGGCCGGAGGGTAGCTATGTCGAGCGAGGAAAGCTACCTGGCAATCCAACGATATCTGACTGACGAGCGGGAACCGTACGCGCCAGGTACTCAGGGCAACGCCAAGAGAAAGATCCGCAAGGCGGCTACATGTTATGTGGTTCGGAACGGGACGTTGTACTATCAGCGGCGACAGAAAGGCCTTGACGAGTTCACCGAATTGGAGGTGGTGCTTCAGGCCGGGCGACGGAAGGAACTCATCGACGAGGCACACATCACTGCCGGAGGAGAGCACCTCAACCAGCACCAGACATGGGACACAATATCTCAAAAGTACTGGTGGAGAGGTAAAAGCTTGCAAATGACACACACGTGTTCTGACACATTCTGTTTTCGAAATACCGTTGTTATTTTTAACGTCTGTAAAGTGCAACGAGTGTCACAGTCTACTTCCTGGCATTAGCTCACATCCAGTAAGTGCGAAATAACAtcacaaaaagaaacagaattccTCCACAAATGCGTTGCattgaaaatagattttttcccTCATCCCTCACAATTAAAACTATACAATGTCTCATAATATTGCTCTAGCAAACCGTCTGGTCTGTACTTGTTTTACCCGTTTCGGTGTTTATTCCTTCTCGAAATGGTGTCcctttgtgcgtgtgttgcaAGCACGACCAAATAACATTGGTTCCATTTGATGACGGATGGCCAATTCCATTCCTGCAGGACCTATTTGTGTGCAGGTTTTCGTTGTCACGAATTATATTGGTCAAATAGCTAATTAGCTACATACACTTGTGTTGTTTTAATCGTGGATTCGTCTATAAtatgtttcatgttttgaaCAGGAACAGCTGTCATTCAGGAATTTATAAGAAAATGTAGTCAATATatcaattattacattttgaatttaattatgAGCGGAAGTTGGCGTGAAATCCAGAAACGGCCCTCCTCGGATCTCGCTTGATTCGATTAACGATTAACGAAATGCCGTTTTAATTACTgtgaaaattttaaacaaatcgTGTGTGTTGAGAGCTTGACGCAGATGCTCGTGATGCCTCTATAATCTGAGCGCAAGTGCGACGCGGTGTTTTCACTCTTAAAAATGTCCAAGAGTGATGCAGCTCTGTCTGACGCAACTGATCTGCGCTCTGGAGTAGAGAACTAGAATGAACGGGTTCGTGATTTTAAGTGAGTTTTTAAAGAGAATATGCACAGTCTATTGTAATTAGTAAGGGAGAAGTCTGTAACCTCAACGTATGTCATAAATACAAAGACAGTTGAAAAGAGTTCTAAAAGGTAGTAAATGCAATGGTCCAATTAATTATAGCGTTTATGaatttcatgtatttatgaactgaaaatgattaatctcaaaaccatctttttttaaataacactttGAAGGAATTGATATTCTGGTGACAATTTGTGTTACAGAATTGTTAGGCAAACCAAAATTATTTCATTCCAACCGTGTAACTGTTCAAGTTGCCATGAGagttaaattttgttttcagtgattAAAATTGCTCTGGTGTGTTCAGGCATCTTGAAACAGGTGAAGGACTACATTAGAGAATGCAGTCAGTGCCAGGGGAAGCAGGATCGAGGGCGAGGCTGGGCAGAGGACGCAGCGGGGGCACCGCTGGGGCGGAGGCGTTGGAGACGCCGGGCTGTTGCTGAGCCTGATGACGagaacgaggaagaggaggatgaggaggaggaggatctTGGACTTTCTGAGTCCCAGGCCGTCTATCACAAGCTCTCCAGAAACCCTTCTGCTGTGGCCAAGCACGAGCTTGTCTTTGTTAGTATACCTGCTGTTAGGcacttcctgttgttttttcacGTGGTCAGCATCCACACCAACACGTCTCTGTGTCCGTTGTGCTCGTTTGCTCAGGGGCACCTGAAAAAGTCATGAGACTGTTTTTAAAACCCTTATCTGTACTGGAGAGATTTAAATACAGCACTTTGTTTAAGGGTATTGACCCTTCTGAGATTTTGTACTCAAGACCAAATCAAGATACCATATGTTTCCTAAAATtcctaaatattttttgtacagTCAGTTCTGATGGTTCATTGGTGCACATCAGTCACAGCTCCTGTCTCACATTACAGATTGTTTTGCTAAAGCAGCagacaaaatgatttttatgaGTGGCAAAGGTCAGAATGTTCGTCTAAGGCTTATCTTTCTGGTCTCTGTTTGGTTGTCAGGTGGACAGTAAGGGCGTTGTGAAGCAGTTCCTACCCAAACACGGACAGACTACGCTGGACAAGCTGAACCAGCAGCGCCTCCAAAATcagttctgtgacatcacactgctgATCGAGGGGGAGGAGTTTCGCGCCCACAAGTCCGTACTGGCCGCCTGCAGCGACTACTTCAGCCAGCTCTTTATTGAAAAAGGGGCTGTGTCCAGCCATGAGGCTGTGGTCGACCTCTCAGGtaagcaaggcagaaaccacagCACTCGTGTCGCTCAGTGGCCTCGATTGCAACGTTGAAGTAGTTGTTGAGATGGTGTCCAAGAGTCAACATTAGAGTGACGGGTTCAAGTCCAGCCTCTTCAAAGGAGAGAACAATGCGTGAATGGGTCCAGCTGAGACTGCAGCAGAGGGCTTCTGTGAAAGTGAAAAGTAATGGCTGCAGGTCTCACTATGGCCCTCATTGCAAAATCCAGTCTGAagtcgtttttttcccctcttcaccAGGCTTCAGTAAGTCCAGTTTCCTGCCCCTGCTGGAGTTTGCCTACACCTCCAGCCTGACCTTCAACTTCTGCGTGATGGCTGAAGTGGCCACGTTAGCGCGCCACCTGCTGATGGCCGAGGTGCTGCAGCTCTGCGAGTCCGTGCACaagcaggtggaggagcagagGCTCATGGTCTACCAGAAAGGAGACGTCCACACCGTGGTGTCCGGCCCATCTGCGACGCCGCCGGCCCCtgcggaggaggcgggggcgTACATGGTCACGGTGCAGAGGGACGGCCAAGCGGTGGTCAGTCAcagcggggacgggggggcgggcgagCCTGCCCCGGTGGTCACGCCTGACGGGGAACAGGCATCAGAAGAGCCTGTGGCTGTGGTCACTCCCGGCGAAGATGTAGGGGCAGACCAACCTTTGGCTGTGGTCGCCCCTGTTGGAGAGGTGGGGGCAGATGAGCCCCTGGCTGTGGTCATTCAGGGAGGGGAAGGTGAGGCTGGCGAGACCCTGGCTGTGGTCTCGGCCTGCTGGTCTGCGGAGGAGTCTCAGGCTGCTGAGGTTCCGGCAGAGGCGGCGGGGTTGGTGGTGCTGGAGAAGGGAACAGAGCCAGAGGCCTTTATCATCAGCGTGGATCCTGGGAAAGTGGCCCCAACGGAGGCCCTGCAGCTGGCGGCCACAGCGCCCTCTACAGCGCCGGAGGAGGCAGCGACGATGAACGCGAAGCCGACCGAACTCCCCCCCAAACGCAAGCGGGGGCGTCCCGCTAAGGTGAAGCAGGAGGTGGTGCTGGTGGAAGAGGCTCCAGAGGCTCCGGAGCCTAGATCCGCCTTCGAGGAaaaggtggagggggaggagagtcCGGTGGACGACACCTACAAGGGGCGCCTTCGGAAAGGGCGCTCGCTTGGAGAGGGCGCGTACGTCCGCCTGCACATGGGCCTGGAGGAACAGGCACCGGACAAGAAAAAAGCCCAGGCCCCTCGGTCTGCCATCCAGAAGGTAGGagaagtgagtgtgtgcacatatcTTAACCTGCGAATGCATATAAAGGcacacaattttttgtttttatctttagcGTAAAGAGTTAACCAAGTCTGGATTCAGTCAGTCTGAGTCTGTAGGTGGCTGTGTGATTTCAGTctatttgtgtctgtatgtggctgtgtggtTCCAGTCCGTGTAGGTTGCTGGGTGGATTCAGTCCGTGTAGGTTACTGTGTGGTTTCAATCTGTGTATGTAGCTGGCTGCGTCATTTCAGTCTATCTGTGTATCTGTAGGTTGCTGTGTGGTttcagtctgtgtctgtatgtggcTATGTGGTTTCAGTATGTCTAGGTGGATGTGTGgtttcagtctgtgtgtctAGCTGGCTGTATGGcttcagtctgtgtctgtcGGTGGCCGTGTggtttcagtctgtctgtgtgtctgtaggtggcTGTGTggtttcagtctgtctgtgtgtctgtaggtggcTGTGTggtttcagtctgtctgtgtgtctgtaggtggcTGTATggtttcagtctgtctgtgtgtctgtaggtggcTGTGTGGTTTCagtctgtccgtgtgtctgtagATGGCTGTATGGTTTCagtctgtccgtgtgtctgtagGTGGCTGTGTAGTTTCagtctgtccgtgtgtctgtagGTGGCTATGTGGTTTCAGTCTatctgtgtgtccgtctgtggcCGTGTggtttcagtctgtctgtgtgtctgtctgtggctgtgtggtttcagtctgtctgtgtgtctgtaggtggcTGTGTGGTttcggtctgtgtgtgtgtctgtctgtggccgtgtggtttcagtctgtctgtgtgtctgtctgtggctgtgtggtttcagtctgtctgtgtgtctgtaggtggcCGTGTggtttcagtctgtctgtggcCGTGTggtttcagtctgtctgtgtgtctgtaggtggcCGTGTGGTTTCAgtctatctgtgtgtctgtctgtggccgtgtggtttcagtctgtctgtgtgtctgtaggtgacTGTGTGGTTtcggtctgtctgtgtgtctgtaggtgactctgtggttttggtctgtctgtgtgtctgtctgtggctgtgtggttTCAGTCTGTCTCTGTAGGTGGCTGTGTGGTTTCAGTCTGTATGACTGTAGGTGGTTGTGTGGTTTCAGTCTGTATATCTGTAGGTGGCTGTGTGGTTTcagtctgtatgtctgtaggTGGCTGTGTggtttcagtctgtctgtgtgactgcgGGTGGCTGTGTGGTTTCAGTCTGTATGACTGTAGGTGGCTGTGTggtttcagtctgtctgtctgtaggtggCTGTGTggtttcagtctgtctgtgtgtctgcaggtggcCGTGTGGTTTcagtctgtatgtctgtaggTGGCTGTGTggtttcagtctgtctgtgtgtctgcaggtggcTGTGTggtttcagtctgtctgtgtgactgcaggTGGCTGTGTggtttcagtctgtctgtgtgtctgcaggtggcTCAGAGGCTGGTGAAGCGGGGTCGAATGATACAGCCCACAAAGAAGAAGGGGGCGGAACccggggaggaggagcagtCTGGGACGGGTTCGACGGAGCCGGAGGTCGTGGCGGAAGGAGCCGTAGAGGGCGAACACACGTGTTCAGAGTGCGGAGTACTGTTTCCACGGCGATACGACCTGATTATGCATACACTGAAGCACGAGAAGACCCGTGGCTACAAGTGCAGCGTACGTACCCTCACCAGCACCCGCTCCATTTGTGACAAACCCTGTGACGCCAGTACTTCTGTGCATGAATCTGCCCGACACTGTTTCATGTAGgttaatttttttctggagCAGTGGCTCATAGGGCTCTGGTCTGGGGGCCAAAGTTTGAGAGCTCAATTCACACATTTCTGTGAGAGGTAAAATAAGCATCTGATTTCTTCCTAGTTCAGTCTCTAACAGAAGATCTACTTTCTGTTATTCACCAGAAACATTTTACTTTGGGGAGAATTCAATCCTCAGCTATCCCTGTCACATAGCCAATTACAGCCAATAGCAAATCGGAAATGAACATTAACCAAGCTAATGTACTTACCCAACAAGCTAGCCACTATTAGTTGGCATGAGTTAGCGTGCTGGCTGACATTAATTTACAGCGGTACATCTAGGATGGGAATTTATGGGGGATGACCCTTAATGAGCTAACTGAGTAGCTCTGACGTTAAGCGATGGTGATGACGGTGTAGTATTGTCACAGTTCGGACggttgtgtggctgtgtctcTGCGCAGCTGTGCAATAAGGAGTTCCAGTACGCCGCGTCGCTGCGCGCCCACATCGCCCGGCACAAGCGGCAGAAGACGCAGCGGGCGGCGGGGACGCGGGCGTCCGCCGAGGACGAGGACGCCGGGGACGGCAAGGCCAAGAGCCGCACCAAGCGGGAGTTCGTGTGCGACATCTGCGGGAAGACCCTGCCCAAGCTCTACTCGCTGCGCATCCACATGCTGAACCACACGGGCGTGCGGCCGCACACCTGCCGCGTGTGCGGCAAGGCCTTCGCCCACAAGCACAGCCTCAAGATGCACCGCGCGCTGCACGACGCCCTCAAGCAGTTCCACTGCTCGCTCTGCGACAAGTCCTTCGTCAGCAAGAGGAGCCTGGAGGAGCACACCAGCATCCACACCGGTCAGTGCGCCCCGCCCGCTTACACCCAACAGTCACCTGCACCCGTCAGCCACCTACACCCAACAGTTACACCCAACAGCCACCTACACCTGTCGCTCACCTACCCCCATCCGTCAACTACACCCATCAGTTACACCCAACAGCCACCTACACCCAACAGTCGCCTACACCCATCAGTTACACCCAACAGTCATCTACACCTGTCGCTCACCTACACCCATCAGTCAACTACACCCATCAGTTACACCCAACAGTCACCTACACCTGTCGCTCACCTACACCCAACAGTTACCTACACCTGTCGCTCACCTACACCCAACAGTCGCCTACACCTGTTGCTCACCTACACCCAACAGTCGCCTACACCCATCAATCAACTACACCCATCAGTTACACCCAACAGTCACCTAGACCTGTCAGTCAGCTACACCTGTCAGTTACCTAGTTGACTGATGGGTGTAGTTTTATGTGACCGTGTGTTGGATACCTTAGaacaggtgtttgtgtgagcaaaTGGGTGCTTTACCCAACTGCAGGTGTCGTACAGTAGTTTTATCATATGATAATGGTGCACTAGTTGTATTTGAATCCAGGTGTGTTTAATGTCTGGTGctatttcccccaaaaaaaggtgTGTCCAAGTACCTGTGCACGACATGCGGCAAGGCTTTCCACCGAGCCTCTGGGCTGAGCAAGCATCTGAAGAGGCACCAGCCCAGGCCGGAGGTGCGGGGGTTCCCCTGCTCGCAGTGAGTACCCGCATCGACCCGAACCCCCACACGCGCACGACCACAGTGTCCCATGGAGTTAcagggggggggctgactgtcccctgctctctgccctCCATTTCAGCTGTGATAAGAGCTTCTACGAGGCCAaggacctgcagcagcacatgAACAAACACCTGGGGCTCAAGCCCTTCCAGTGCCAGGTGTGCGGGAAGTGCTACAGCTGGAAGAAGGACTGGTACTCGCACGTCAAGTCCCACAGCGTGGCCGAGCCTTTCAAGTgagtggccccgccccccgtggTACCCGCTGGTGTTCTTCCTGTCCGAGTGCGCGCCTCTGATTGGGCGCTGTCACCTGTCCGTCTCCAGGTGTAATATCTGTGGGAAGGAGTTCTTTGAGAAGGCCCTGTTCCGGAGGCATGTGAAGAAGGCCACTCACGGGAAGAAGGGGAGGGTGAAGCAGAacctggagagagagtgtgagcacTGCGGGAGGAAGTTCACCCAGCTCAGAGAGTACCGGCGCCACATCAACAACCACCAGGGTGAGCCGTttacacgcacgcgcacacacgggcatatgcatacacacacacaggcatatacacactcacgcatccacttacacgcacgcacacatacacactcacataggcatatacacactcacgcatccacttacacgcacacacacacgggcatatgcatacacacacacaggcatacgcatacacacacacaggcatatgcatacacacacacaggcatatgcatacacacacacaggcatacatacactctcacataggcatatacacactcacgcatccacatatgcacacacgcacacacatacacacagatgtgtaCAGTCACATTCTCTTATGCTCTCACTGAGGTTAACTTCTACCTGTACACATCCCCAGCACTGGATAGGCATCTGAAAGGTTTGATTTTGGGCTTGTGGGCTGTAACACGTTCCGGTCATGAccgctgacctttgaccctagGCGTGAAACCCTTCGAGTGCCTGACGTGCGGCGTGGCGTGGGCCGACGCCCGGTCCCTGAAGCGGCACGTCCGCACGCACACGGGCGAGCGCCCGTACGTGTGCCCCGTGTGCCAGGACGCCCACATCGACGCCCGCACGCTGCGCAAGCACATGACCAAGTACCACGGCGACTACCTCCCGGGCAAGATCATGCTGGAGAAGGACACCCTGCAGTTCCACAACCAGGGCACCCAGGTGGAGCACGCCATCAGCATCCTGGCCCCCGACCTGCCCCCCGAGCTGCAGCCGCCCGACCAGCAGCTGCTCGACGAGGAGATCGAGACCGTGCTGGTCACCGAGGAGACGGTGGAGGCGGTGCAGGcggtggtgggcggggcggaGGACGCCGCCGGGGCCGTCAACACGCTCTCCGACCAGAGCATCATGCAGGTGGTGAACTACGTGCTGTCCCAGCAGACCACGCTCCCCGCCCAGCCCAAGCTGGACGAGGGCCGGCCCCACTCCCCCGACCTCATCCAGactgtggaggtggaggtggccCACATGGCCGAGGTGGAGTAGCGCTGGCGCGGAGGTCGGGTGTGCACGCACGTAGCCCCAGCCTCAGCGCAGAACAACCGGCCTTAGCCAGCTGCACGACACCGAGCCTGTGCAGGCCGCGCTGCCATTGGCCGAAACCTACGCCCGCTAGCGCCGGCTCAGCTGATGGAATGGATACCAGTAATGTCCGCTCACACCAGGAGCAGTAACTAGTGCATTTCTTTTGTTAGCCTCTGAAGCATACATAAAATATACCTGGCAAACCATATGGATTTCCACAGCTTTCCTCCTATAAATGTGTACTTTTATGATGTCCTGGCGTCAGTTGCTGTTCTTCAGGTTCACACTGGCCTACCAGGACTGGGCAGTGAACACTGGAGATCCACTGAAATGCATCTCCAGCATCAGACGCATCTGTAGAGTATTTTCTTTGAGCAGAGTGAGGCCCTTCCTCTCCAGCAGGATGaacttgtttatttgtgtgctgtAGAATACACAGCTATGAGGTCCCATTGGGGACATGGTGCTTCAGGCAGCACTTGTAAATAATTCTGCTTAACGCGAGAGAAATTAAAAGAGGAAAAGGATACTGTTGTGTGCTCATTTCCTCTGATGGTGAGCCCTGTTCAAATCACAGCCCATGTTTTTCCCACATATCACTTGCTGACCAAAGTTCTATGTGGAAAAcaattgcttaattaaaactGTCAAAAACTGTTTCAAATAGGATGctagaaacacattttatttctgcactGCAGGCGTTTCGTGTCAAAGTACTGTAAGGAATTTTATTgctaccaaaaaaaagaagagatcTCTGTTTCAGATTAATCTGTTTCAGTTGTGCAACAGAACTCTACTGAATAATGATGTAATGCATCATTATGATGTAATTCTGGTCAAGGCCAGCCAcaaggtctgctggttttggctGTTATTGGGCATTTTTAATCGATCAAATTAAAGCAGTCAAGTACAATTACCTCACCCAGTTTCTTGGGtttgaattggttgctgataaTAAGGcaaaaactaaaaccagcagaccctgcaatCCACAAGGAATGAAGCTCGCTGGTGTAATGTTTTACAGTTGAGCTGATGCACTTTGAAGTCCAGAGATGCAGTGTTTGCAGATTCGCCTCTGCACGTATCCGTAGAGTCAAACTCCGCAGCTCAGGCGAGAGATCACAGAACTCGACAGGTACTGGAGAAATCTGTTCAGAAAGTATGGTCATAAATCTCCTAAGAATAACCTGAATCTACCAGAAGAAAGCATGTTGATTTTTATTGCACTGATGCAAATAGAGCACTTATACTCTTACTCACACCATAGAATTGTGCAAATTTGACAGCGTGTGAAACCACATTTCCATCAGCTGCTCTGTTTGGAAATACAATACGGTGACGGAGGATGAGGTCAGATATTTATCACGCAATATGTCTACGGtggttttatgcatttattatacaATACATTATAACAACGGGTGAGTTACACTGTATAAGTTCACAAACCAATCAGCCTCAATGAACTCCGTTCTTTTTGTAAATCAATGTAAAGGGGGTGGGACTAAAACTGTAGGTAGTCcgttcatttttaaagtaaaccaTTTCTGTAAAGCAGTAAATCATTGTTTCGAATGATTCTCGCTGCAGTGAATCTGTGGGAAATACCTTTACAGCCGAGCAAATCTTTTCATTCTGACTGCACAGCTGTGAGCAACACTTGCACgtaaaaagtatatttataaaacaaaaaaaaaaaacaacgctcCATAGCACATGTATGTCTCCttacatatttacaattttacaCTGTGAAGAGACAAACCACTAAAGAGTTCTATCTACACACTGAGAATctagactaaaaaaaaaaacctctctccCAGTCCTAGCCCTAATTTCAGCTCTATTTATCCGACTGAGACTTCAGCTTCCTCTCCCACAGCTTCTGGTGGTCGGAGAATCCGTGCTTCCCCTTGTTGAAGGAATTGGGTCCGGCGGATGTGGGCGTCTCCCTGAGGGCAGGGGAAGGCGTCTGATTGGTTACACGTATTTATGTAGGTGGTCCGTGCAGTTTGTTTTAAGGGAGGAGTCATTGATCCACATTCCCACAAATACAAGTAGGAAGGTGCTATGTATAAATAATGTTTGcttgatggatggatggataattcACACCCTGTATTACGCTACATGCCAGGAAGGACCAAAACAGCAACGTCCTGTGAAATTCAAGCGCTTGCTGGTTGTGTGAGCTACAGCCACAGAGGCTGAGTCTGGGACATGGACACAGTGACtatgtgcagtacagacacactcgcAATGAGATGCACACCCTTGGGTTTCTTACCTGCCAATATTTTTCATTCTCATCTTGGCCTCTGGGGGCATCTCCTCAGGTTCACTCTGCAATAGGGGAACAGCACCGTTaacacgctgtgtgtgtgtgtgtgcacgagtgtgcgtatgtgagcgtgtatgtgtgtgctgtactcaCGTCATCATCCTCGTTGAATACTGCAGCGAGAGCAGGTTTCTTGGCAGGCAGAGCTGGGGTAGGCTCTTTGGGCTTCTGTGAACAAGagataatacacacacatcttcaTTATGAtaactgcaggtttttgtttctgaggacaccagacacacacttaGCACCCATTACTCTTGGAATCCCAAAACTCACAGTGGCTCCCAGCTTAATGGAGATTGGGGCAGGCTTCTTGTTGAGCTGACTCATCATCCCAAATCCCACCTTGGAAACTTTGGGCGGCGCTTGGTGGCCTGAGGGCTCCTCTGGGGCAGAACGTTTCCCTGCACCCCGgccctcacccccgcccccccctccattgCTGGAAGAGACAGTCTTAGTGTTCACAcagcctcccctctctcctggtCCTGCTGGAGTCGAAACAACTTACCAAGGTGAGCTACTTTTACCTGCAGACATGGAGCCCTAAAGCAGACCAATGCACAGCCAGCCTAAGGCCGTTTGTGCAGGGCCAATGGACAAAGTGCTCTGGTTATTACCACGTTATAGAAGAatcctggtcatgtgacaaagTTATCAatcaaaaatacaattataatggTATAACTGATGAACAGGCTACTGTAAACATTCActtctattacattacatttatttggcagacgcttttatcgaAAGTACAATTACAAAAGTCTATTTCAAGCAAATGCAGGGATACAGCCTGTTACGTTCAAAAGAAAACGATTGTTTCAGGCGTAAATGAACAAGAGAATGAATTGCAATTCAAGCCCTCAACCATGCTCCGCAATATTGTGCGATGGGTTCTTGGTACAAGTTGCCAACTTTAAAGTTTTGCTCAAAACTGCGCTTAGGAATTCAGTCATATCAATGGAAAATATCGTGTTGATGCGGTCATTGTAAAAGGAATCATCGCAATACACACGtaagaaaaaatacacaacTTTGGCGAAGACATTCGAGCCATACAGCTGACGTGATTGCTGATTTCGTACGGTACAGCACCGATGTTAGCCAACTAGCTATTTCTTTCAACGGCAAGCTTTAGCTATCCACTGTAGCATCCTGTTGACtataaaacatgtttgttaGTACATGACCCCGATTGTAAGCTAAATTAAACGTCAAACCGTATAAGGGAAGATAAATGATGGCTGTTATCCAATGTAACGTTAGCTGCAGACTATTGCAATcactagctacctagctagctatgCAGGCTGGGCCGTTTGCCCACGGCCTCGTCTTATTCTGCTCTAGTCAATCCCTCTAGAAGAAGCCATCTCGAGTTTTCAGGTAGGTTTACTCTTCAGAAAAGCTCTGAATGAATCTGCTTAATGCCGatgaataaaaatactaatttcACCTCCGTCGTCGGAGAGCTCTTCACTGCTACGCCTTTCAT contains:
- the zbtb11 gene encoding zinc finger and BTB domain-containing protein 11 isoform X2, whose amino-acid sequence is MSSEESYLAIQRYLTDEREPYAPGTQGNAKRKIRKAATCYVVRNGTLYYQRRQKGLDEFTELEVVLQAGRRKELIDEAHITAGGEHLNQHQTWDTISQKYWWRGILKQVKDYIRECSQCQGKQDRGRGWAEDAAGAPLGRRRWRRRAVAEPDDENEEEEDEEEEDLGLSESQAVYHKLSRNPSAVAKHELVFVDSKGVVKQFLPKHGQTTLDKLNQQRLQNQFCDITLLIEGEEFRAHKSVLAACSDYFSQLFIEKGAVSSHEAVVDLSGFSKSSFLPLLEFAYTSSLTFNFCVMAEVATLARHLLMAEVLQLCESVHKQVEEQRLMVYQKGDVHTVVSGPSATPPAPAEEAGAYMVTVQRDGQAVVSHSGDGGAGEPAPVVTPDGEQASEEPVAVVTPGEDVGADQPLAVVAPVGEVGADEPLAVVIQGGEGEAGETLAVVSACWSAEESQAAEVPAEAAGLVVLEKGTEPEAFIISVDPGKVAPTEALQLAATAPSTAPEEAATMNAKPTELPPKRKRGRPAKVKQEVVLVEEAPEAPEPRSAFEEKVEGEESPVDDTYKGRLRKGRSLGEGAYVRLHMGLEEQAPDKKKAQAPRSAIQKVAQRLVKRGRMIQPTKKKGAEPGEEEQSGTGSTEPEVVAEGAVEGEHTCSECGVLFPRRYDLIMHTLKHEKTRGYKCSLCNKEFQYAASLRAHIARHKRQKTQRAAGTRASAEDEDAGDGKAKSRTKREFVCDICGKTLPKLYSLRIHMLNHTGVRPHTCRVCGKAFAHKHSLKMHRALHDALKQFHCSLCDKSFVSKRSLEEHTSIHTGVSKYLCTTCGKAFHRASGLSKHLKRHQPRPEVRGFPCSHCDKSFYEAKDLQQHMNKHLGLKPFQCQVCGKCYSWKKDWYSHVKSHSVAEPFKCNICGKEFFEKALFRRHVKKATHGKKGRVKQNLERECEHCGRKFTQLREYRRHINNHQGVKPFECLTCGVAWADARSLKRHVRTHTGERPYVCPVCQDAHIDARTLRKHMTKYHGDYLPGKIMLEKDTLQFHNQGTQVEHAISILAPDLPPELQPPDQQLLDEEIETVLVTEETVEAVQAVVGGAEDAAGAVNTLSDQSIMQVVNYVLSQQTTLPAQPKLDEGRPHSPDLIQTVEVEVAHMAEVE
- the zbtb11 gene encoding zinc finger and BTB domain-containing protein 11 isoform X1, with translation MSSEESYLAIQRYLTDEREPYAPGTQGNAKRKIRKAATCYVVRNGTLYYQRRQKGLDEFTELEVVLQAGRRKELIDEAHITAGGEHLNQHQTWDTISQKYWWRGILKQVKDYIRECSQCQGKQDRGRGWAEDAAGAPLGRRRWRRRAVAEPDDENEEEEDEEEEDLGLSESQAVYHKLSRNPSAVAKHELVFVDSKGVVKQFLPKHGQTTLDKLNQQRLQNQFCDITLLIEGEEFRAHKSVLAACSDYFSQLFIEKGAVSSHEAVVDLSGFSKSSFLPLLEFAYTSSLTFNFCVMAEVATLARHLLMAEVLQLCESVHKQVEEQRLMVYQKGDVHTVVSGPSATPPAPAEEAGAYMVTVQRDGQAVVSHSGDGGAGEPAPVVTPDGEQASEEPVAVVTPGEDVGADQPLAVVAPVGEVGADEPLAVVIQGGEGEAGETLAVVSACWSAEESQAAEVPAEAAGLVVLEKGTEPEAFIISVDPGKVAPTEALQLAATAPSTAPEEAATMNAKPTELPPKRKRGRPAKVKQEVVLVEEAPEAPEPRSAFEEKVEGEESPVDDTYKGRLRKGRSLGEGAYVRLHMGLEEQAPDKKKAQAPRSAIQKVGEVAQRLVKRGRMIQPTKKKGAEPGEEEQSGTGSTEPEVVAEGAVEGEHTCSECGVLFPRRYDLIMHTLKHEKTRGYKCSLCNKEFQYAASLRAHIARHKRQKTQRAAGTRASAEDEDAGDGKAKSRTKREFVCDICGKTLPKLYSLRIHMLNHTGVRPHTCRVCGKAFAHKHSLKMHRALHDALKQFHCSLCDKSFVSKRSLEEHTSIHTGVSKYLCTTCGKAFHRASGLSKHLKRHQPRPEVRGFPCSHCDKSFYEAKDLQQHMNKHLGLKPFQCQVCGKCYSWKKDWYSHVKSHSVAEPFKCNICGKEFFEKALFRRHVKKATHGKKGRVKQNLERECEHCGRKFTQLREYRRHINNHQGVKPFECLTCGVAWADARSLKRHVRTHTGERPYVCPVCQDAHIDARTLRKHMTKYHGDYLPGKIMLEKDTLQFHNQGTQVEHAISILAPDLPPELQPPDQQLLDEEIETVLVTEETVEAVQAVVGGAEDAAGAVNTLSDQSIMQVVNYVLSQQTTLPAQPKLDEGRPHSPDLIQTVEVEVAHMAEVE